A stretch of DNA from Arachis hypogaea cultivar Tifrunner chromosome 19, arahy.Tifrunner.gnm2.J5K5, whole genome shotgun sequence:
TTATATTTGAAATTTTGCAGTTACCTAAAGAATCAATCATAATCCGTTAACTAAGCTACAAAACTTCAGCTATAAATTCAACACTCCGCTGAAAAACTCTATGAAAGTGTATTCAACTTACAATAAAAGGCTCACCGAAAGGCCCAAGGGAAAACGCCCTCAACAAAACAAAAGGGCTCAAGAAATGTATAGCACACAATGGCGATGAAGCAGAAGCATCACTGAAGAGAATATTGCATAAAGGAAGGTTATCCACCACGACAAAAACAAAGCAACTCCCTTGACTAATGTAGAGCTAGGAAGTAAATCACTCAATAATGGGAGGTTTGCAATAGAAGGAACATCAATTTGAGATAACCCAAGAAAGAGAAGTACCAGCACAGGTgggccaaggaactgcaaaaccACAAGGCACAAGTAGTGATTATGCAGAAACATCTTTGCCCTGCTATAATCCAAGTCAGGAACCTTACTAGCATGGAGCCTTTGGTACCAAGATAAAAGAGCTTCATTCAGATACATCTGAAGGCTTGGCCTTAATGCCACAATCTGCAACAAACTAGACCCAAACAAGCACCACCACCTAAAGTTCCCGAAATCAGAAGGTGAAAACCCCATGTTTCCCAACAATTTCTCTGCATTGCCAACTTCACTGCCACCCTTACTATTGTTATTGTTGAAGTTTGAGTTGTTCACGAAAATCTCAGCTAAAGGCTTAATCCAAATCAAAGCAGTAAATATAACAAACAGTTGGTTTGCATAAAGGATGGTGCGACCAAACCATCCACAAGTGATCATGGACAAATTGCAACGAATCTGATCAGTTCCAAGCCAAAAGGAACGTGCGATTCTAGCAGCAGGAATGAACAACACCAATGAAATGAATCCCATGAATGCAGCAAGGAGAACCTTCCAGAACCCATCAAGACCAGCAAAATGGAGGTCTAAAAGCAACGAAGAGGTGTGATCCAAACCCAAAATCCCCACAAAAATCCCGAAAACACCAAAAAGAACACTGAGCTGCTTCTCGGATCTCCTGGACGCGGATCTCTCGAAAGTGAGCCTCGCAAGCATCATGACCCACATGTAAAGGCTCAAACTTGACAACAGAATCGGAACGAAAGCACCACTCACGAAGAAGCCAGAATTGGTATCGGAACCCAAGTAAGAGTGAAGGAAGAGGGAAGAGAGGGTAACGAAGGAGACGGTGAACGCAACACAGTATTGATCGATGTAGAGGCGGGATTGAAGGTGAGCATGGTCGAGCCTGAGCCTGAAGATCTGGGCATTCTTCTCATCGAAATCGAGCTTGTCCTTATTCTTGGGCCGCTTTCTGAGGTCGGGAGCAGGGCCTTCGGGGGCGCTAGGGCGGCGAATGGCAGCACGAAGGCCGTTGGAGGTGGAGGGTTGGGCATCGGGGTGGATGTAGGTTTGGAGAGCGTAGAGGAAGAGAATTGGGAGCCTGAAGAATGCGATGAAGAACGCGAGGAAGAGGGAGAGCGAAGCGTGAAGGAGTGGGGCTTTGTACAATAACACCAACTGCACCATCATCCTCACCTGACTCCTCTCTGTTTCTGTGTCTCTCTGTGTGTTTCTGAGATCTTAAagctttaacatttttttttaggtggaaaatatttcattttttactttaaaattgtAAAAAGTAGAAACAACACTCACCCAAACCCCTTATATTTTCATCCGTTGCTCAATAAAACCTGCAATTGTTTATGATGCCATTGAAATATACTAAATTCCTGGTTTTagataggggtgtgcatgggccgggtgaaaccgggtttggtGTGAtacagacccgacccgaaatatatatcGGGCCTATTTTtaagacccgaacccgaccctagacccgatgaaatctatacactttcgggccacgattataccgggtaaaaaccgggtgaaaaccgggccgttaacattatattaccttgataccttcttgtaagttagcatgtaaaaatatccaaatttccaagactccaatcattatttgacatggtaaaattcacttagaaatatatactaagaaccaactcttctctaaaattaaagcataaccataatcaatactaatattgcctaataacaccaaatatttaaatcaatacaaataacacaatattatgcattagtctaaagtcttatgc
This window harbors:
- the LOC112776398 gene encoding uncharacterized protein isoform X1, yielding MMVQLVLLYKAPLLHASLSLFLAFFIAFFRLPILFLYALQTYIHPDAQPSTSNGLRAAIRRPSAPEGPAPDLRKRPKNKDKLDFDEKNAQIFRLRLDHAHLQSRLYIDQYCVAFTVSFVTLSSLFLHSYLGSDTNSGFFVSGAFVPILLSSLSLYMWVMMLARLTFERSASRRSEKQLSVLFGVFGIFVGILGLDHTSSLLLDLHFAGLDGFWKVLLAAFMGFISLVLFIPAARIARSFWLGTDQIRCNLSMITCGWFGRTILYANQLFVIFTALIWIKPLAEIFVNNSNFNNNNSKGGSEVGNAEKLLGNMGFSPSDFGNFRWWCLFGSSLLQIVALRPSLQMYLNEALLSWYQRLHASKVPDLDYSRAKMFLHNHYLCLVVLQFLGPPVLVLLFLGLSQIDVPSIANLPLLSDLLPSSTLVKGVALFLSWWITFLYAIFSSVMLLLHRHCVLYIS
- the LOC112776398 gene encoding uncharacterized protein isoform X3, translated to MMVQLVLLYKAPLLHASLSLFLAFFIAFFRLPILFLYALQTYIHPDAQPSTSNGLRAAIRRPSAPEGPAPDLRKRPKNKDKLDFDEKNAQIFRLRLDHAHLQSRLYIDQYCVAFTVSFVTLSSLFLHSYLGSDTNSGFFVSGAFVPILLSSLSLYMWVMMLARLTFERSASRRSEKQLSVLFGVFGIFVGILGLDHTSSLLLDLHFAGLDGFWKVLLAAFMGFISLVLFIPAARIARSFWLGTDQIRCNLSMITCGWFGRTILYANQLFVIFTALIWIKPLAEIFVNNSNFNNNNSKGGSEVGNAEKLLGNMGFSPSDFGNFRWWCLFGSSLLQIVALRPSLQMYLNEALLSWYQRLHASKVPDLDYSRAKMFLHNHYLCLVVLQFLGPPVLAG
- the LOC112776398 gene encoding uncharacterized protein isoform X2, whose translation is MMVQLVLLYKAPLLHASLSLFLAFFIAFFRLPILFLYALQTYIHPDAQPSTSNGLRAAIRRPSAPEGPAPDLRKRPKNKDKLDFDEKNAQIFRLRLDHAHLQSRLYIDQYCVAFTVSFVTLSSLFLHSYLGSDTNSGFFVSGAFVPILLSSLSLYMWVMMLARLTFERSASRRSEKQLSVLFGVFGIFVGILGLDHTSSLLLDLHFAGLDGFWKVLLAAFMGFISLVLFIPAARIARSFWLGTDQIRCNLSMITCGWFGRTILYANQLFVIFTALIWIKPLAEIFVNNSNFNNNNSKGGSEVGNAEKLLGNMGFSPSDFGNFRWWCLFGSSLLQIVALRPSLQMYLNEALLSWYQRLHASKVPDLDYSRAKMFLHNHYLCLVVLQFLGPPVLLESSSMYHLSTLR